CCCAAACTGCCCTTAAAATATAGGGTGTTACCCAATCCCAACTCAAATTTTACCATTTACCGAGGACGTAACTTCGTAAAAGAAACCGATTCATATTCAATGAGTACACTGCAAGTtaagtttctctctctttattagagagagaaaatgggcGTAACAAGGCATAGATTCAAAGAGTATAAGTGAAGTTAGTTTAAAACCAGACATGTTTCAGCTCTGCTGTctctttattaattatttttcaatatttatttaattgtgtTTTTACCGTTTTAGGGTAAGTCACCCACCGACAATGCAACCGCCGACGATAATGGGTCTTTGTCCATCTGTTGGGTGGTGTtgtaaatttgaagaaaaacgGAGGGTAATTCTGTCATTTCGNATACTACAAAAAtaaacgaacaaaaaaaacccataaatttttaaaattcagatataaaatagagaaaagaaaaacagtaaAGGGACAGCTAGCAGCAACAACTTCCATTCCCAAATCTCTTTTTagccttttcttctctcctctttcttcaACCTCAATTctgctttctctctcctcttgaGCTCTGTGCTTTAATGGAGCTTACGCCAACCAACTGATAACTCCATTTTAGCttaccttcttctttttcttatagactgttcttcatttttcatttctgcattttttgttccaaatttggaaaacatGATCGGAGAAACCTTTTCCGACGAGATGGACTGTGGGAATTTCTTCGACCAAATTGATGACCTTCTTGATTTTCCGACGGAGGATTTCGATGACCACGGCGCGTTAACCACAAACGCCGCCGCTTTCCCTCCCATTTGGTCTTCTGCCTCCTTACCTCACGCTGCCGATTCGGTGTTTTCCGGCGATACTCATCACTCTGCCCTCTCTGTTCCGGTCAGTAATGCTggatttttagtttaattttagattttaaaatattttctattaaaatataGTCTTAGAACTATTAAtcatatatttctaaaaaattagtgatatttttaataatgacGTCATAATTAGAAGTAAAATTGATGGGTTTTGATTTGGTACATGGGAGTACACAGTAAGATATGATGGATCTGTTCtgatgaattttgttttgttgtgcAGTACGAAGACATTGATCAATTGGAATGGCTTTCGAATTTCATCGACGATTCCTCCTCCGGCGCTGAAACCCTAACGATCAACACTTCTTCTTTATCGCCGGCGAATCAATTTCAGATCTCAAGTCCGGTTTCCGTTCTCGACAGCAGTAGCAGTAGCAGCAGTTCGTGCTCGGGCGAAAAGAAAACCCTAGCTGTTGCCGGAAAACGCGGTCGCGCTCGCAGCAAGCGTTCTCGGCCGCCGTCATTTATTCCTCGGCCGCCGCAGCTTATTTCACCGACGAATTCCGGCGGCAAGGTTTCATCGGACTCGGAGAACTACGGTGAGTCCTGTTCGGCTCCGCCGCCGCTGGttaagaagacgaagaagattAAGTTGTCGTTTCGACGAGATCAAAACGATGCGTTTAGTCCACAAGGTGTGAGGAAATGTTTGCACTGTGAAGTGACGAAGACGCCGCAATGGCGAGCCGGACCATTAGGGCCTAAAACTCTCTGTAA
This genomic window from Cucurbita pepo subsp. pepo cultivar mu-cu-16 chromosome LG01, ASM280686v2, whole genome shotgun sequence contains:
- the LOC111778810 gene encoding GATA transcription factor 8-like, with the translated sequence MIGETFSDEMDCGNFFDQIDDLLDFPTEDFDDHGALTTNAAAFPPIWSSASLPHAADSVFSGDTHHSALSVPYEDIDQLEWLSNFIDDSSSGAETLTINTSSLSPANQFQISSPVSVLDSSSSSSSSCSGEKKTLAVAGKRGRARSKRSRPPSFIPRPPQLISPTNSGGKVSSDSENYGESCSAPPPLVKKTKKIKLSFRRDQNDAFSPQGVRKCLHCEVTKTPQWRAGPLGPKTLCNACGVRYKSGRLFPEYRPAASPTFVPCLHSNSHRKVLEMRTKQEEIAVETELPTELIPNTNSGIVLGYV